The following proteins are co-located in the Candidatus Binataceae bacterium genome:
- a CDS encoding transporter — protein MASSVTEAGETLGLALGAPLPVGFYFLDTASYIHRSGQPDIDAAVNIPVLAVSTPWTAFGGRIEAYAAFPEDMLSVGGQSSSGAYNDALLVGEAWDLGHGLNFSDFVGGYAPMNAGGLATNAWVFNERAAMTYFIDGWDLTSHMIYGLVGKDVKTDQQVMPNYLNYDLTAVKTIGKWSIGPVAYGSADLSSISTAYTEQSQIAMGVMVGYNMGPAKFDFYMTHDVYQSGYTGEDTRAFIRCTVPLKFGND, from the coding sequence ATGGCGAGTTCGGTTACCGAGGCCGGCGAAACTCTGGGTCTCGCACTCGGTGCGCCGCTGCCGGTCGGCTTCTACTTCCTGGACACTGCCAGTTACATTCATCGCTCGGGTCAGCCGGACATCGATGCGGCAGTTAACATTCCGGTTCTCGCCGTATCGACGCCTTGGACAGCGTTCGGCGGACGAATCGAGGCCTACGCCGCATTTCCGGAAGACATGCTCAGCGTCGGAGGTCAGTCGTCGTCGGGCGCATATAACGACGCGCTGCTGGTCGGTGAAGCTTGGGATCTCGGACACGGACTCAACTTCAGCGACTTCGTCGGCGGCTACGCACCGATGAACGCGGGCGGCCTCGCCACCAACGCGTGGGTATTCAACGAGCGCGCGGCGATGACCTATTTCATCGACGGATGGGATCTCACTTCGCACATGATTTACGGCCTCGTCGGCAAAGATGTGAAGACCGATCAGCAGGTCATGCCGAATTATCTCAACTACGATCTCACTGCCGTGAAGACGATCGGGAAGTGGTCGATCGGACCGGTTGCGTACGGCTCGGCGGACCTGAGCAGCATCAGCACCGCATACACGGAACAGAGCCAGATCGCGATGGGCGTGATGGTCGGTTACAACATGGGCCCGGCCAAGTTCGACTTCTACATGACCCACGACGTCTATCAGTCGGGCTACACCGGCGAGGACACGCGAGCCTTCATCCGCTGCACGGTTCCGCTGAAGTTCGGTAACGACTAA